In one window of Desulforhabdus amnigena DNA:
- the groL gene encoding chaperonin GroEL (60 kDa chaperone family; promotes refolding of misfolded polypeptides especially under stressful conditions; forms two stacked rings of heptamers to form a barrel-shaped 14mer; ends can be capped by GroES; misfolded proteins enter the barrel where they are refolded when GroES binds), with product MAKQLIYDVKAREALLKGVNTLADAVKVTLGPKGRNVVIEKSFGGPTVTKDGVTVAKEIELDDKFENMGAQMVKEVASKTSDVAGDGTTTATILAQSIYYEGSKLVAAGANPMALKRGIEKSVETVINELKKISKPTKDQKEIAQVGTISANNDSTIGNIIAEAMNKVGKEGVITVEEAKSMETTLEVVEGMQFDRGYISPYFVTDPEKMEVLLNDPVILINEKKISNMKDLLPVLEQIAKMGRPLLIIAEDVEGEALATLVVNKLRGTLHVCAVKAPGFGDRRKAMLEDIAILTGGQVISEEKGIKLEAVTLNDLGKAKTVRIDKDNTTIVDGAGDRKALEGRVRQIRTQIDETTSDYDREKLQERLAKLVGGVAVISVGAATETEMKEKKARVEDALNATRAAVEEGIVPGGGVAYLRCIPALENLKLEGDEKLGLNIVKRALEEPARQISINAGEEGSVIVQKVKAGEGAFGYNAETNEFCDLIEAGVIDPTKVTRTALMNAASVSALMLTTECMISELPKEKEAMPMGGGMPPGGGMGGMY from the coding sequence ATGGCGAAACAACTGATTTACGATGTCAAAGCTAGAGAAGCACTGCTCAAGGGAGTCAATACTCTTGCAGATGCGGTCAAGGTAACGCTCGGCCCCAAGGGTCGCAATGTCGTCATTGAAAAGTCTTTCGGCGGCCCCACGGTGACCAAGGACGGCGTGACCGTCGCCAAGGAAATCGAACTGGATGACAAGTTCGAAAACATGGGCGCCCAGATGGTCAAAGAAGTGGCCAGCAAGACCAGCGACGTCGCCGGCGACGGAACCACTACCGCCACGATTCTCGCTCAGTCCATCTACTATGAAGGCTCCAAGCTGGTGGCGGCAGGTGCCAACCCCATGGCCCTCAAGCGTGGCATCGAAAAAAGCGTTGAAACCGTCATCAATGAGCTCAAGAAGATCAGCAAGCCCACCAAGGATCAGAAAGAGATCGCCCAGGTCGGCACCATTTCCGCCAATAACGATTCCACCATCGGCAACATCATCGCCGAAGCCATGAACAAGGTGGGAAAAGAAGGCGTGATCACGGTCGAAGAAGCAAAATCCATGGAGACCACCCTGGAAGTGGTGGAAGGTATGCAGTTTGATCGTGGATATATCTCTCCCTACTTCGTCACGGACCCCGAGAAGATGGAAGTGCTTCTCAACGACCCCGTGATCCTCATCAACGAGAAAAAAATCAGCAACATGAAAGACCTGTTGCCCGTTCTCGAGCAGATCGCCAAGATGGGAAGACCGCTCCTCATCATCGCTGAAGACGTTGAAGGCGAAGCTCTGGCAACCCTGGTGGTCAACAAGCTCCGCGGCACCCTCCATGTCTGCGCGGTAAAGGCTCCCGGCTTCGGGGATCGCCGCAAGGCTATGTTGGAAGATATCGCCATCCTGACCGGCGGGCAGGTCATCAGTGAAGAAAAGGGCATCAAGCTGGAAGCCGTTACCCTCAATGACCTGGGCAAGGCCAAGACCGTCCGTATCGATAAGGACAACACCACCATCGTGGACGGAGCGGGCGATCGCAAGGCCCTCGAAGGCCGTGTGCGCCAGATCCGCACCCAGATCGATGAAACCACGAGCGACTATGACCGTGAAAAGCTCCAGGAACGCCTGGCCAAGCTGGTGGGCGGTGTTGCGGTCATCAGCGTGGGTGCTGCCACCGAGACGGAAATGAAGGAAAAGAAGGCCCGCGTAGAAGACGCTCTCAATGCGACCCGCGCTGCAGTGGAAGAAGGCATTGTACCCGGCGGCGGTGTGGCTTATCTGCGCTGCATCCCTGCTCTGGAAAACCTCAAGCTGGAAGGCGACGAAAAGCTCGGCCTCAACATCGTGAAGCGCGCTCTGGAAGAACCCGCCCGCCAGATCTCCATCAATGCGGGTGAAGAAGGTTCCGTCATCGTGCAAAAAGTCAAGGCTGGCGAAGGCGCGTTCGGCTATAACGCAGAGACCAATGAATTCTGCGACCTTATCGAGGCGGGCGTCATCGATCCCACCAAGGTGACCCGTACGGCCCTTATGAACGCCGCCAGCGTTTCGGCCCTCATGCTCACCACCGAATGCATGATCTCCGAACTTCCCAAGGAGAAGGAAGCCATGCCCATGGGCGGCGGAATGCCTCCCGGAGGCGGAATGGGCGGAATGTACTAA
- the groES gene encoding co-chaperone GroES translates to MKLRPLNDRVVVKRLEEETKTAGGIIIPDTAKEKPIQGEVLAVGNGKVMEDGTRRPLDIKAGDRVLFGKYAGTDIKVEGEELLIMREDDILAIIEK, encoded by the coding sequence ATGAAGCTTAGACCGCTCAATGACCGTGTTGTTGTGAAACGCCTGGAAGAGGAAACCAAGACCGCAGGTGGCATCATCATTCCCGATACCGCCAAGGAAAAACCCATTCAGGGCGAAGTCCTGGCCGTTGGAAACGGCAAAGTGATGGAAGACGGCACCAGGCGTCCTCTGGATATCAAAGCGGGCGATCGCGTGCTTTTCGGCAAATACGCCGGAACCGACATCAAGGTTGAAGGCGAAGAGCTTCTGATCATGCGCGAAGACGATATTCTCGCCATCATTGAAAAATAA
- a CDS encoding two-component system sensor histidine kinase NtrB yields the protein MKPELSVSVAAADASFKEKLKGLLFFRLLLAILFLFLTLIAQGGREGDLLSARLQPLYFFSCILFLFTIVAAFSLERVRRYRRFAYSQLLFDVTAVTVLIYLSGGLESLFSFLYMPVIISAALLLYRRGSIFIASLCSLSYGLLLDFQYFGWIAPLHVLTQTLQMKDSGAYFHTILMNIAGFYLVAYLSGYLAEELHKSSQQVRRQKMDFHQLEILHRNIVQSMSSGLLTIDPRGTILFSNHAARQILSLSETELEGRPFTEVFPLLDPRAWRREIPPTQHTGSRDTMERREVRYQKPMGEELCLGYTVSVLQKGEGEASGWVFIFQDLTHLKAMEEHVQRVERLAFAGRIASEIAHEIKNPLAAMSGAVQMLGSGGDSDPLQSKLVNIVKREIDRINGLIKDFLWLAKGVHTTENLESVSLCAVIQEILTLLRARDKISPAHRVHTLFESNPSCLVDSHHIRQILWNIILNALEAMPEGGDLTIGVSRCGARDSGKDEVRVEIRDTGEGIPPDIRDRVFEPFFTTKQKGTGLGLGIVYQLVEKAGGRIEISSHENAGTTFSLFFPSDASFPLAN from the coding sequence TTGAAACCGGAATTGAGCGTAAGTGTCGCGGCAGCCGACGCTTCTTTCAAGGAGAAGCTCAAGGGGCTGCTCTTTTTCCGCCTTCTTCTGGCCATTCTCTTTCTTTTCCTGACGCTCATCGCTCAGGGCGGCCGGGAAGGAGACCTCCTTTCCGCGCGTCTGCAGCCCCTCTATTTCTTTTCCTGCATTCTCTTCCTCTTCACCATAGTGGCGGCGTTCAGCCTCGAACGGGTTCGCCGCTATCGGCGGTTTGCCTACAGCCAGCTCCTGTTCGACGTCACGGCCGTGACGGTCCTCATCTATCTTTCCGGCGGCCTGGAGAGTCTTTTCTCGTTTCTCTACATGCCCGTGATCATAAGCGCCGCCCTCCTCCTCTACCGCCGCGGCAGCATCTTCATCGCCTCCCTCTGTAGTCTTTCCTACGGGCTGCTCCTGGATTTTCAATATTTTGGATGGATCGCTCCCCTGCATGTGCTCACCCAGACACTTCAGATGAAGGATAGCGGGGCCTATTTCCATACCATACTCATGAATATCGCAGGCTTTTATCTCGTGGCCTATTTGAGCGGCTATCTGGCCGAAGAGCTCCATAAATCGAGCCAGCAGGTTCGAAGGCAGAAAATGGATTTCCATCAACTCGAAATCCTGCACCGCAACATCGTTCAGAGTATGAGCAGCGGACTGCTCACCATCGATCCCCGCGGCACCATTCTCTTTTCCAATCATGCTGCGCGCCAGATCCTGTCGCTTTCCGAAACGGAACTGGAAGGACGCCCTTTCACCGAAGTTTTTCCGCTCCTGGACCCCCGGGCCTGGCGCCGTGAGATTCCTCCCACCCAGCATACCGGCTCCCGGGATACGATGGAACGCAGGGAGGTGCGGTACCAAAAGCCGATGGGCGAAGAGTTGTGCCTGGGGTATACCGTTTCCGTGCTCCAGAAAGGGGAGGGGGAAGCCTCCGGATGGGTCTTCATCTTTCAGGATCTGACTCACCTGAAGGCCATGGAAGAACATGTGCAGCGGGTGGAGCGTCTGGCTTTTGCCGGGCGGATCGCTTCCGAAATAGCGCATGAAATCAAAAATCCCCTGGCAGCCATGAGCGGAGCCGTTCAAATGCTCGGATCCGGAGGGGATTCCGACCCCCTACAGTCGAAACTCGTGAATATCGTGAAAAGGGAAATCGACCGGATCAACGGCCTGATCAAGGATTTTCTATGGCTTGCCAAAGGCGTTCACACGACGGAAAATCTTGAGAGTGTTTCCCTTTGCGCCGTCATACAGGAAATCCTCACCCTGCTTAGGGCGCGTGACAAGATTTCGCCGGCTCACCGGGTCCACACGCTCTTTGAATCCAATCCTTCGTGTCTGGTGGACTCCCATCATATCCGGCAGATTCTCTGGAATATCATTTTGAACGCACTGGAGGCCATGCCGGAGGGGGGGGATCTGACCATCGGTGTGAGTCGTTGCGGCGCAAGGGATTCCGGTAAGGATGAAGTGCGGGTGGAGATTCGCGATACGGGAGAAGGGATTCCACCCGACATTCGGGACCGGGTTTTCGAGCCTTTCTTCACCACAAAACAAAAAGGGACCGGCCTTGGTCTTGGGATCGTCTATCAACTGGTGGAGAAGGCTGGAGGCCGCATAGAAATTTCCAGCCATGAGAACGCGGGGACGACCTTTTCACTTTTTTTCCCTTCCGATGCTTCTTTCCCTCTTGCCAACTGA